One stretch of Leadbetterella byssophila DSM 17132 DNA includes these proteins:
- the nadD gene encoding nicotinate (nicotinamide) nucleotide adenylyltransferase has protein sequence MKIGLFFGSFNPIHVGHLIIADTMATDTDLDRVWFIVSPQNPFKKNNSLLHEFDRYTMVERAIADNYRLKVSDIEFTLPKPSYTIDTLTVLSDKYPEHEFVLIMGEDNLVQFENWKNYQKILEFFTIYVYPRPNTPAHQFHDHPKVRFIQAPLLDISATYIRKRIQTHQEIKYLVTEPVEALIRLKKYYQ, from the coding sequence ATGAAAATAGGTTTGTTCTTCGGTTCATTTAATCCTATACACGTAGGACATCTGATCATTGCGGATACTATGGCTACGGATACCGACTTAGACAGAGTCTGGTTTATCGTATCGCCTCAAAATCCTTTCAAGAAGAACAACTCTCTCCTCCATGAGTTTGATAGGTATACTATGGTGGAGAGAGCTATTGCAGATAATTACCGTCTAAAAGTTTCAGATATAGAATTCACGCTCCCTAAACCAAGTTATACCATTGATACATTAACTGTCTTATCAGACAAGTATCCGGAGCATGAATTTGTGCTAATCATGGGGGAGGATAATTTGGTACAATTTGAGAATTGGAAGAACTATCAGAAGATTCTGGAATTCTTTACGATCTATGTATATCCAAGGCCAAATACTCCTGCGCATCAATTCCACGATCATCCAAAGGTAAGATTCATCCAGGCACCTCTATTAGATATCTCTGCCACTTACATTAGGAAGCGGATTCAAACACATCAAGAGATCAAATATCTGGTAACAGAGCCTGTGGAAGCTTTGATCCGACTAAAGAAGTACTATCAATGA